The proteins below come from a single Serratia fonticola genomic window:
- the mioC gene encoding FMN-binding protein MioC, producing MADITLISGSTLGSAEYVAEHLAEKLEEAGFSTEMLHGPELDELTLSGRWLVVSSTHGAGDLPDNLQPLLEQLAEQQPDLSQVQFGAVGLGSSEYDTFCGAIKQIDDLFQARGAKRIGDRLEIDVTQHEIPEDPAEEWLKNWIILL from the coding sequence ATGGCAGACATCACTCTGATCAGTGGCAGCACGCTTGGCAGCGCAGAATACGTGGCTGAACATTTGGCCGAGAAACTCGAAGAAGCAGGTTTCTCAACGGAAATGCTGCATGGCCCTGAATTGGATGAATTGACACTGTCAGGCCGCTGGCTGGTGGTTTCCTCCACTCACGGTGCCGGTGATTTACCAGATAACTTGCAGCCGCTGTTGGAACAACTGGCAGAGCAGCAACCTGATTTATCGCAGGTGCAGTTCGGTGCCGTCGGTTTGGGCAGTTCTGAGTACGATACCTTCTGTGGTGCGATCAAACAGATCGACGATCTTTTCCAGGCTCGTGGAGCGAAAAGGATCGGCGATCGTCTTGAGATCGACGTGACCCAACATGAAATTCCCGAGGATCCTGCCGAAGAATGGCTGAAGAATTGGATTATTTTACTCTAA
- the rsmG gene encoding 16S rRNA (guanine(527)-N(7))-methyltransferase RsmG has product MQKKLDSLLAAAGISLPDQQKQQLLGYVAMLDKWNKAYNLTSVRDPQQMLVRHIMDSIVVNAHLTGSRFIDVGTGPGLPGIPLAIVRPDAHFTLLDSLGKRVRFLRQVQHELGLNNIEPVQSRVEEFVAEPPFDGVISRAFASLQDMLAWCHHLPAKGQGRFYALKGVCPQDELAQLPEGVSLESVVRLQVPELDGERHLIVLKAH; this is encoded by the coding sequence GTGCAAAAAAAATTGGATTCGTTGCTTGCAGCGGCTGGAATTTCGCTTCCCGATCAACAAAAGCAGCAATTGTTGGGTTATGTCGCTATGCTCGACAAGTGGAACAAGGCTTACAACCTCACTTCTGTGCGCGATCCTCAGCAAATGCTGGTGCGTCATATCATGGACAGCATCGTGGTGAATGCTCATTTGACGGGTTCACGCTTTATTGACGTTGGCACCGGCCCTGGTTTGCCAGGCATTCCGTTGGCTATAGTGCGGCCCGATGCCCATTTCACCCTGTTAGACAGCCTGGGCAAGCGTGTACGCTTCCTTCGCCAGGTACAGCATGAGTTGGGGCTGAACAATATCGAACCGGTACAGAGCCGCGTAGAAGAGTTTGTGGCAGAACCGCCGTTTGATGGTGTGATCAGCCGGGCTTTTGCTTCACTGCAAGACATGTTGGCTTGGTGTCACCATCTGCCAGCCAAAGGGCAGGGGCGTTTTTATGCGCTGAAAGGAGTTTGCCCGCAAGACGAGTTGGCCCAGTTGCCAGAAGGGGTTTCTCTGGAGTCGGTGGTGCGTTTGCAGGTACCTGAGCTGGATGGCGAGCGCCATTTGATCGTCCTGAAAGCCCACTAA
- the mnmG gene encoding tRNA uridine-5-carboxymethylaminomethyl(34) synthesis enzyme MnmG — MFYPEQFDVIIIGGGHAGTEAAMAAARMGRQTLLLTHNIDTLGQMSCNPAIGGIGKGHLVKEIDALGGLMAKAIDHAGIQFRILNASKGPAVRATRAQADRVLYRQAVRTALENQPNLMIFQQPVEDLIVENDRVVGAVTQMGLKFRAKAVVLTVGTFLDGKIHIGLENYSGGRAGDPPSISLSQRLRELPLRVNRLKTGTPPRIDARTIDFSVLAEQHGDTPIPVFSFLGNASQHPQQVPCYITHTNEKTHDVIRNNLDRSPMYAGIIEGIGPRYCPSIEDKVMRFADRNAHQIFLEPEGLTSNEIYPNGISTSLPFDVQMQIVRSMEGMQNARIVRPGYAIEYDFFDPRDLKPTLESKFIQGLFFAGQINGTTGYEEAAAQGLLAGLNAGRYAVEDEGWSPRRDQAYLGVLVDDLSTLGTKEPYRMFTSRAEYRLMLREDNADLRLTEKGRELGLVDDERWQRYCEKLEHIEQERQRLRDIWVHPHSENVEQVNVLLKAPLSREANGEELLRRPEMDYAQLTAVAAFAPALADTEAAEQVEIQVKYEGYIARQQDEIDKQQRNENTVLPLDLDYRQVSGLSNEVIAKLNDHKPNSIGQASRISGITPAAISILLIWLKKQGLLRRSA; from the coding sequence ATGTTTTATCCAGAGCAATTTGACGTCATTATCATCGGTGGTGGCCATGCCGGAACCGAAGCCGCCATGGCTGCGGCACGTATGGGACGTCAGACTTTATTACTGACCCACAATATCGACACGCTGGGACAAATGTCCTGTAATCCGGCGATCGGTGGTATCGGGAAAGGGCATCTGGTCAAGGAAATCGATGCACTCGGCGGGCTGATGGCCAAGGCGATCGACCATGCGGGCATCCAGTTTAGGATACTAAACGCCAGCAAAGGCCCAGCAGTGCGAGCCACTCGAGCTCAGGCAGATCGCGTCCTGTATCGCCAAGCCGTTCGCACCGCATTGGAGAACCAGCCCAACCTGATGATCTTCCAACAACCGGTTGAGGATCTGATCGTCGAGAACGATCGAGTAGTGGGTGCGGTGACCCAGATGGGGCTGAAATTCCGTGCCAAAGCGGTAGTACTGACCGTAGGCACCTTCCTGGATGGCAAGATCCACATCGGCCTGGAAAACTACAGCGGTGGCCGTGCTGGGGATCCTCCGTCGATCTCTTTGTCACAGCGTCTGCGTGAACTGCCTCTGCGTGTCAATCGCCTGAAAACGGGTACACCTCCCCGTATCGATGCACGCACTATCGATTTCAGCGTTCTGGCTGAGCAACATGGCGATACGCCAATTCCAGTGTTTTCTTTCCTGGGCAACGCCAGCCAGCATCCGCAACAGGTGCCGTGCTACATCACGCACACCAATGAAAAAACCCATGACGTGATCCGCAATAACCTCGATCGTAGCCCGATGTATGCCGGGATCATCGAAGGGATCGGCCCACGCTACTGCCCATCGATCGAAGACAAAGTGATGCGCTTTGCCGATCGTAATGCGCACCAGATCTTCCTGGAACCTGAAGGGTTAACCAGCAACGAGATCTACCCGAACGGGATTTCCACCAGTTTGCCGTTTGACGTACAGATGCAGATCGTGCGTTCGATGGAAGGGATGCAAAATGCCCGCATCGTTCGCCCTGGCTATGCCATCGAGTACGATTTCTTCGATCCACGCGATTTAAAACCAACGCTGGAAAGCAAATTTATTCAAGGGCTGTTCTTCGCAGGCCAGATCAACGGCACCACCGGTTACGAAGAAGCTGCTGCACAAGGCCTGTTGGCAGGATTGAATGCCGGGCGTTATGCCGTTGAAGACGAAGGCTGGTCACCACGCCGCGATCAGGCTTATCTGGGGGTGCTGGTGGACGATCTCAGTACGCTGGGCACCAAAGAACCGTACCGCATGTTTACCTCACGTGCCGAATACCGTTTGATGCTGCGCGAAGACAATGCCGATCTGCGCCTGACGGAAAAAGGCCGCGAATTGGGGCTCGTTGACGATGAACGCTGGCAGCGCTACTGCGAAAAGCTCGAGCACATCGAACAGGAACGCCAGCGTCTGCGTGATATCTGGGTACATCCGCATTCAGAGAACGTCGAGCAGGTTAACGTCTTGCTGAAAGCGCCTCTGTCACGTGAAGCCAACGGCGAAGAACTGCTGCGCCGTCCGGAAATGGATTATGCTCAACTGACAGCGGTGGCCGCTTTTGCTCCTGCACTGGCAGACACCGAAGCCGCTGAGCAAGTGGAAATTCAGGTGAAATACGAAGGCTACATCGCTCGCCAGCAGGATGAGATCGACAAGCAACAGCGCAACGAGAACACCGTGCTGCCGCTGGATCTCGATTATCGTCAGGTCTCCGGATTGTCCAACGAGGTGATCGCCAAACTGAACGATCACAAGCCTAACTCGATCGGCCAGGCTTCGCGCATTTCCGGTATCACACCTGCAGCGATCTCCATTTTGCTGATCTGGCTGAAAAAGCAGGGCTTGCTGCGCCGCAGCGCATAA